Proteins encoded in a region of the Triticum dicoccoides isolate Atlit2015 ecotype Zavitan chromosome 3A, WEW_v2.0, whole genome shotgun sequence genome:
- the LOC119271011 gene encoding uncharacterized protein LOC119271011: protein MEEEEASAELISPRISFSHDLAVFAAAATTCPGTTLLEPRRSDASLMSRRRRRRAPEPEFDFANAAAADVAPADRLFADGKLLPVPPLPPTTPHSRAKPPQAAAWQRAPRSWASPFARSSSVNSAGAAASGASGRFTCPAFPLMRSRSTGSAAATVGAHQRPHCKKVAPTTTTAASVGAHSGNSGGGARSVYYYGYGGGRNGSDGHGGGGVRVSPVLNVTSIGTSVVNMLSHLLCDCGEKAGKQQSRGFGVRCWVTR, encoded by the coding sequence atggaggaggaggaggcttcggCGGAGCTGATCAGCCCCAGGATCTCCTTCTCGCACGACCTCGCGGTCTTCGCCGCGGCAGCGACGACATGTCCGGGCACCACTCTGCTTGAGCCAAGGCGGTCGGACGCGTCCCTCAtgtcgcggcggaggcggcggcgcgcgccAGAGCCGGAGTTCGACTTCGCCAACGCGGCAGCCGCCGACGTCGCGCCGGCCGACCGCCTCTTCGCCGACGGCAAGCTGCTCCccgtgccgccgctgccgccgactaCTCCCCACtcacgcgccaagccgccccaggCCGCGGCGTGGCAGAGGGCGCCGCGGTCGTGGGCGTCCCCGTTCgcgcgcagcagcagcgtcaactccGCCGGGGCGGCCGCGTCGGGGGCGTCAGGGAGGTTCACCTGCCCGGCGTTCCCGCTCATGCGGAGCCGGTCGACCGGCTCCGCGGCGGCCACGGTCGGCGCCCACCAGCGACCACATTGCAAGAAAGTCgctccgacgacgacgacggccGCATCCGTTGGCGCTCACAGCGGCAACAGCGGTGGCGGTGCGAGGTCGGTTTACTACTACGGATACGGCGGCGGCAGGAACGGCAGcgacggccatggcggcggcggggtccgggtGAGCCCGGTGCTGAACGTGACGTCCATCGGCACCAGCGTGGTGAACATGCTGAGCCACCTGCTCTGCGACTGCGGCGAGAAGGCCGGCAAGCAGCAGAGCAGGGGCTTTGGAGTGCGCTGCTGGGTAACCAGATAG